TTCTTTTTGATTGAGAGTGGAAAATGATGTGTTTTGAATTGTTTTTTGTGTTGAAACCGGAAGAAAGCGGCGTAAAACCGTCTATAACCATGCTGCAAGTTTGTGTTTCAGCAACTTTCAAATCATTTTTCTGCACGCATACATAGAATAATATTATATAAAAAAATGAAGTAAACCTTAATAGAATTGCATGCACGCATATGTTGTATAGAGAGGAGTTGGAGAAGATGAAGCGGCCTAGTCTGCGCCCTATACACGGTATGTGTATAATATTTCTAGTTCTTTCTGCTCTATTTGTTTCCTCAATTCCATTGGCAGATGCATCTCCTGATGTGCTGATAACTGTTGATCCTCCTTCGATCACTGGCCCTCTGCCAGGCGACCAGTTCGGTGTGGACCTATATATTGTGGATGCCTTGGGGGTGCACGCGTGGGAGGTCGAGCTGCTTTTCGACAAGAAGGTTCTACACGTCATTGAGTTTATTGAAGGCGACTTTCTGATGGGAGGTGGCGTCACAACCTTCAATTATTACATAGATAACCCCACGGGTTATGCCCAGTGCGGAGCAACTGGAGACGCAGACCATTACGGAGTCTGGGGTGAAGGCATTCTGGCAACAGTGGTTTTTGAGGTTATGGGGGGAGGCAACAGCCCCATCGACATCTACAGCTCAACTCTCTTGGACCGAGAAAAAACTCCTCTGCCTCACACGGCGGAGGACGGCTACTTCCAAGGCAAGGCGCCATACGCCAAATTCACGTATTCCCCCAGTCCTATAAGTGACGGTTACACTCCAGCGGCCAACCAAACGGTAACATTTAATGCGAGTGACAGCTACGATCCAGACGGAACAATCGTAAACTACCATTGGGATTGGGGTGATGGAACAACACCAGGGGATACCACCAACCCTGTGATCGATCATGTTTTCACTCAGCCAAAAGTCGCAGGATATATTGTTAATCTCACGGTCACAGACAACGCAACCAACGAAGAATCTTATGATTCCCCTGTAATTATTGTAATCCGAGACGTAGCGGTCACAGGCTTAGATGTTTCGCCCGAAAACCTTGTAAGCCCCGCCTATATGGTGGAGATAAACGTAACCGTGCATAATTATGGAACATTCAGTGAAGGCTACAACGTGGCAGCATACTACGATGACACTCTCGTAGATGAAGTAAGCGAACCAAGCTTGGCTTCGGGACAGAACAGAAATTCGACTTTCAATTTGGACACGACCGGCTTCACGAGAGGCACATACATCATCAAGGCTAACGTAACATCCGTCTTTCCAGGCGACAACAACCTGACAAACAACGAACTGACAAGCACACTCATCATCAACCTTGACTTCCCCGTTGCCTCCTTCACCTATTCACCTCTTAATCCAATAGTCGACGAGGAGGTAACTTTCACTTCTACCAGCACCGACCCTGACGGCACAATAGTCAGTTGGGAGTGGGACTTCGGCGACGGCAACGTCACTCTTACCCTTTCTCCAACCATAACCCACACATACACAACAGCTGACACCTACACAGTCAGTCTAACAGTCACCGACAACGACACCTTAACAGACACCGAAACCAAGTCCATACCAGTCTATGCGCCCCCAATCGCTTCATTCACCTATTTACCCGAGTTTCCACTAGTCGGCCAAACAGTTACTTTTGATGCTTCAGACTCCGAGCCAAACGGTGGAACCATAGATATGTACAGTTGGGACTTCAACAACGACGGCACCATTGACGCCACAACTATTGGCACTGGCATGACACATGTCTATGCGGAGTCAGGAACTTACACCGTGAACCTCACAATCACAGATAGCGAAGGACTAACTGACTTCAAAACCAAGTCCATAACAGTCAAGGCACGCCCAGACGCTTCATTCACTTTTTCTCCTACGGCGCCAAAAAGCGGTGACACCATCAACTTTAACGCCTCTGCTAGCGATGACCCTGACGGAACCATAGTCAGTTATAGTTGGGACTTTGACGACGGAGACGTCGGAGCGGGCGAGACCACCACTCACGCCTACACAGCGGACGGCTCTTACACCGTCACCCTAACGGTCACAGACAACGACGACTTCACAGGCACCGACCAAAGAACAGTAACCGTTTCAGAACTGCCAGTTCACGACGTAGCCGTCACCAACGTCACAGCTTCTCCCAGTGAAGTAGTCATCGGCAATTCAGTGTTCATAGTCGTCACTGTTGCAAACCAGGGTAATATGGAGGAAACCTTTAACGTAACTGTATACTATGATTCAACCTTAATTGACATGGAACTAGACATAACCCTATCCGTCGGAAACCACACAACATTAGACTTCTTGTGGAACACTACCGACGTAGTGGAAGGCACGTACACAATAAAAGCGAATGCTACCGAAGTGTCAGGCGAAATAGACACCACAGATAATCTCTTCACAGACGGAACAGTCACGGTGTCACCAGTATCTATGCATGATGTGGCCGTTACAGACGTCACTGCTCTAGCCGAGGTCACAGAAGGAGATAATGCAAGCATTGACGTGGATGTGTCTAACCTAGGCGACTTCGAAGAAACCTTCAACGTCACCCTTACCTACGACACAACACTCATCAAAACAGAATCAATAACATTAACCTCCGAAAACTCTACAACCATATCATTCACTTGGAACACAACAGGGGTCACCCCAGATACTTATACGATCACGGCTGAAGCCATCCTCAGCACAGACGAA
The sequence above is a segment of the Candidatus Bathyarchaeota archaeon genome. Coding sequences within it:
- a CDS encoding PKD domain-containing protein; the encoded protein is MLYREELEKMKRPSLRPIHGMCIIFLVLSALFVSSIPLADASPDVLITVDPPSITGPLPGDQFGVDLYIVDALGVHAWEVELLFDKKVLHVIEFIEGDFLMGGGVTTFNYYIDNPTGYAQCGATGDADHYGVWGEGILATVVFEVMGGGNSPIDIYSSTLLDREKTPLPHTAEDGYFQGKAPYAKFTYSPSPISDGYTPAANQTVTFNASDSYDPDGTIVNYHWDWGDGTTPGDTTNPVIDHVFTQPKVAGYIVNLTVTDNATNEESYDSPVIIVIRDVAVTGLDVSPENLVSPAYMVEINVTVHNYGTFSEGYNVAAYYDDTLVDEVSEPSLASGQNRNSTFNLDTTGFTRGTYIIKANVTSVFPGDNNLTNNELTSTLIINLDFPVASFTYSPLNPIVDEEVTFTSTSTDPDGTIVSWEWDFGDGNVTLTLSPTITHTYTTADTYTVSLTVTDNDTLTDTETKSIPVYAPPIASFTYLPEFPLVGQTVTFDASDSEPNGGTIDMYSWDFNNDGTIDATTIGTGMTHVYAESGTYTVNLTITDSEGLTDFKTKSITVKARPDASFTFSPTAPKSGDTINFNASASDDPDGTIVSYSWDFDDGDVGAGETTTHAYTADGSYTVTLTVTDNDDFTGTDQRTVTVSELPVHDVAVTNVTASPSEVVIGNSVFIVVTVANQGNMEETFNVTVYYDSTLIDMELDITLSVGNHTTLDFLWNTTDVVEGTYTIKANATEVSGEIDTTDNLFTDGTVTVSPVSMHDVAVTDVTALAEVTEGDNASIDVDVSNLGDFEETFNVTLTYDTTLIKTESITLTSENSTTISFTWNTTGVTPDTYTITAEAILSTDEDLTNNNATTSITVSSELDSPVASFTFTPTEPITSQTVTFNAAASYDPDGTIVSYSWNFGDGNTGTEVTTTHAYTTGVAYTVTLTVTDNDGLTDTATQSISITGGKLSSSVSITVSPTAITIGKGTIIIGFITPAREGANVTIESKVGEGDWSNITTVTTIQWGAYLYTWTPTAVGTYQLRARWLGDSITYANVSDVKTVTVKEMFGTISLGVTPPSVSFGSSVVIVGKVEPERPGVWVYINVRKNGGDWTLLLVMITDSKGNYSYEWTPTDTGTYELQAMCKYDIDILGSESEIRTITVKAVGVPLDIYIYAAFVATTIILAGVLAVYFFRKRKT